One genomic region from Methanocaldococcus fervens AG86 encodes:
- a CDS encoding 2-amino-3,7-dideoxy-D-threo-hept-6-ulosonate synthase — protein MELFKDIKNLGKLVRLERIFNRESERTVIVPMDHGVSNGPIKGLIDMKKTVNDVAEGGANAVLLHKGIVRHGHRGYGKDVGLIIHLSGGTAISPNPLKKVIVTTVEEAIRMGADAVSVHVNVGSDEDWEAYRDLGMIAETCEYWGMPLIAMMYPRGKHIQNERDPELVAHAARLGAELGADIVKTSYTGDVDSFREVVRGCPAPVVVAGGPKTNTDEEFLQMIKDAMEAGAAGVAVGRNIFQHDDVVGITRAVCKIVHENADVEEALKEIRKK, from the coding sequence ATGGAGTTGTTTAAAGATATAAAAAATCTTGGAAAACTTGTAAGATTAGAGAGGATATTCAATAGAGAAAGTGAAAGAACCGTTATAGTTCCAATGGATCATGGAGTTTCTAACGGTCCAATTAAAGGGCTTATCGATATGAAAAAAACAGTAAATGATGTTGCTGAAGGAGGAGCTAACGCTGTTCTCTTACATAAAGGAATTGTCAGGCATGGGCATAGAGGTTATGGCAAAGATGTTGGTTTAATCATCCACTTATCAGGAGGAACAGCAATATCTCCAAATCCATTGAAGAAGGTTATTGTTACAACTGTTGAAGAAGCTATTAGAATGGGAGCTGACGCTGTTTCAGTTCATGTAAATGTTGGTTCAGATGAAGATTGGGAAGCATACAGAGATTTGGGTATGATAGCTGAAACATGCGAATACTGGGGAATGCCTTTAATTGCTATGATGTATCCGAGAGGAAAACACATTCAAAATGAAAGGGACCCTGAATTAGTTGCTCACGCAGCAAGATTGGGAGCTGAATTAGGAGCTGATATTGTTAAAACAAGCTATACAGGAGATGTTGATTCATTTAGGGAAGTTGTTAGAGGTTGTCCAGCTCCAGTTGTTGTTGCTGGAGGTCCAAAAACTAACACAGATGAGGAGTTTTTACAGATGATTAAAGATGCCATGGAAGCTGGTGCTGCTGGTGTAGCAGTTGGTAGAAACATATTCCAGCACGATGATGTTGTAGGTATAACAAGAGCTGTTTGCAAAATAGTTCATGAAAATGCTGATGTTGAAGAGGCATTAAAAGAGATTAGAAAAAAATAA